From a single Streptomyces sp. NBC_01264 genomic region:
- a CDS encoding bifunctional [glutamine synthetase] adenylyltransferase/[glutamine synthetase]-adenylyl-L-tyrosine phosphorylase: MTVPGRRSSTFSRLVRSGFTDPSAAARLLDTDVLAAVRTDPVLIDALGATADPDLALLGLVRIAEAQAPEELPVLLDTLVSAKPLRDRLLGVLGASEALGDHLARHPRDWQALVTYEAADLHPGLPEFEQGLAGAHDPVELRVAYRRCLLSIAARDVCGTIDVAQTAAELADLATATLRAALRIASAAAPEDVALCRLAVIAMGKCGGNELNYVSDVDVIFVGDAAPGADEGKAVQAAARLASHLMRICSETTVEGTIWPVDANLRPEGRNGPLVRTLASHLAYYQRWAKTWEFQALLKARAVAGDEALGAEYIAAITPLVWQAAERENFVPDVQKMRRRVVDNIPAAQVERELKLGPGGLRDVEFAVQLLQLVHGRSDATLHSGTTLDALTALAAGGYVGRADAAQLHDAYRFLRAMEHRIQLYRLRRTHLVPEDEADLRRLGRSLGLRTEPVAELNKAWRRHASVVRRLHEKIFYRPLLDAVAQLAPGETRLSPRAAGQRLEALGYADPAAALRHLEALASGVTRAAAIQRTLLPVLLGWFADSADPDAGLLNFRKVSDALGKTPWYLRLLRDEGAAAENLARVLSAGRLAPDLLMRAPEAVALLGDPEGLVPRTHEALEQEVLAAVGRAGTPEAAVAAARGVRRRELFRTTAADIIGSYGTEDNPAEEDHGALVDRVGRAVSELTAATVAGALRAAVQGHWGDTLPTRFAVIGVGRFGGHELGYGSDADVLFVHEPREGVDEQEAAKAAQHVVSEMRRLLQLPTADPPLLIDADLRPEGRSGPLVRTLPSYAAYYRRWSLTWESQALLRAEPVAGDLDLGRRFIDLIDPLRYPMEGLGEDAVREIRRLKARMESERLPRGADPTLHTKLGRGGLSDVEWTVQLIQMRHAWAEPGLRTTRTREALAAAHAAGLIPTEEAQILDEAWVLATRVRNAVMLVRGRAGDTFPSEARELAAVGRYLGYAEGTVGDMLEDYRRITRRARGVVDELFYAG; this comes from the coding sequence ATGACAGTCCCGGGACGCAGGAGCAGTACCTTCAGCCGGCTGGTGCGCAGCGGGTTCACCGACCCCTCGGCCGCCGCCCGGCTGCTCGACACCGACGTGCTGGCCGCCGTACGCACCGATCCGGTGCTCATCGACGCCCTCGGGGCCACCGCCGATCCCGACCTGGCCCTCCTCGGGCTGGTCCGCATCGCCGAGGCGCAGGCCCCCGAGGAGCTGCCCGTCCTCCTCGACACCCTCGTCAGCGCCAAACCCCTGCGCGACCGGCTCCTCGGCGTGCTCGGCGCCTCCGAAGCCCTCGGCGACCACCTCGCCCGCCACCCCCGGGACTGGCAGGCCCTCGTCACCTACGAGGCCGCCGACCTGCACCCCGGGCTGCCCGAGTTCGAGCAGGGCCTGGCCGGCGCCCACGACCCCGTCGAGCTGCGCGTCGCCTACCGCCGCTGCCTGCTGTCCATCGCCGCCCGCGACGTCTGCGGGACCATAGACGTGGCCCAGACCGCCGCCGAGCTCGCCGACCTGGCCACTGCCACCCTCCGCGCGGCCCTGCGCATCGCGAGCGCCGCCGCCCCCGAGGACGTGGCGCTCTGCCGGCTCGCCGTCATCGCCATGGGCAAGTGCGGCGGCAACGAGCTGAACTACGTCTCCGACGTGGACGTCATCTTCGTCGGCGACGCCGCCCCCGGCGCGGACGAGGGCAAGGCCGTCCAGGCCGCCGCCCGGCTCGCCTCCCACCTCATGCGGATCTGCTCCGAGACCACCGTCGAAGGCACCATCTGGCCCGTCGACGCCAACCTCCGGCCCGAGGGCCGAAACGGTCCGCTCGTCCGCACCCTCGCCTCCCACCTCGCCTACTACCAGCGCTGGGCCAAGACCTGGGAGTTCCAGGCCCTCCTCAAGGCCCGCGCCGTCGCCGGCGACGAGGCGCTCGGCGCCGAGTACATCGCCGCCATAACTCCCCTCGTCTGGCAGGCCGCAGAGCGCGAGAACTTCGTCCCCGACGTGCAGAAGATGCGCCGCCGCGTCGTGGACAACATCCCCGCCGCCCAGGTGGAGCGCGAGCTGAAACTCGGCCCCGGGGGCCTGCGCGACGTCGAGTTCGCCGTCCAGCTCCTCCAGCTCGTGCACGGCCGCTCCGACGCCACCCTGCACTCCGGCACCACCCTCGACGCGCTCACCGCCCTCGCCGCCGGCGGCTACGTCGGGCGCGCCGACGCCGCCCAACTGCACGACGCGTACCGCTTCCTGCGGGCCATGGAGCACCGCATCCAGCTCTACCGGCTGCGCCGCACCCACCTCGTCCCCGAGGACGAGGCCGACCTGCGCCGCCTGGGCCGCTCGCTGGGCCTGCGCACCGAACCCGTCGCCGAACTCAACAAGGCCTGGCGCCGGCACGCCTCCGTGGTCCGCCGCCTGCACGAGAAGATCTTCTACCGGCCGCTGCTCGACGCCGTGGCCCAGCTCGCCCCCGGCGAGACCCGGCTCTCCCCGCGCGCCGCCGGCCAGCGCCTCGAAGCCCTCGGGTACGCCGATCCGGCCGCCGCCCTGCGCCACCTCGAAGCCCTGGCCTCCGGCGTCACCCGCGCCGCCGCCATCCAGCGGACCCTGCTGCCCGTGCTCCTCGGCTGGTTCGCCGACTCCGCCGACCCGGACGCGGGCCTGCTGAACTTCCGCAAGGTCTCCGACGCCCTCGGCAAGACCCCCTGGTACCTGCGCCTGCTGCGCGACGAAGGCGCCGCCGCGGAGAACCTCGCCCGCGTGCTCTCCGCCGGACGCCTCGCCCCCGACCTGCTCATGCGCGCCCCCGAAGCGGTGGCCCTGCTGGGCGACCCCGAAGGCCTGGTTCCCCGTACCCACGAGGCCCTGGAGCAGGAGGTGCTCGCCGCCGTCGGCCGCGCCGGGACCCCGGAGGCCGCGGTCGCCGCCGCCCGCGGAGTCCGCCGCCGCGAGCTGTTCCGTACGACGGCCGCCGACATCATCGGCTCCTACGGTACGGAGGACAACCCGGCCGAGGAGGACCACGGAGCCCTGGTCGACCGGGTCGGCCGCGCCGTCTCCGAACTCACCGCCGCCACCGTCGCCGGAGCCCTGCGCGCTGCCGTCCAGGGCCACTGGGGCGACACCCTGCCCACCCGCTTCGCCGTCATCGGCGTCGGCCGCTTCGGAGGCCACGAGCTCGGCTACGGCTCCGACGCCGACGTCCTCTTCGTCCACGAGCCGCGCGAGGGCGTCGACGAACAGGAGGCCGCCAAGGCCGCCCAGCACGTCGTCTCCGAAATGCGCAGGCTCCTCCAACTCCCCACCGCGGACCCGCCGCTGCTCATCGACGCCGACCTGCGCCCCGAAGGCCGCTCCGGCCCGCTGGTCCGCACCCTGCCCTCCTACGCCGCCTACTACCGCCGCTGGTCCCTGACCTGGGAGTCCCAGGCCCTGCTGCGCGCCGAACCGGTGGCCGGCGACCTCGACCTGGGCCGGCGCTTCATCGACCTGATCGACCCGCTGCGCTACCCGATGGAAGGCCTCGGCGAGGACGCCGTCCGCGAGATCCGGCGCCTCAAGGCCCGGATGGAATCCGAACGCCTGCCCAGGGGCGCCGACCCGACCCTGCACACCAAGCTCGGCCGCGGCGGCCTCAGCGACGTCGAGTGGACCGTCCAGCTGATCCAGATGCGGCACGCCTGGGCGGAACCGGGCCTGCGCACCACCCGGACCCGCGAGGCCCTGGCCGCCGCGCACGCGGCCGGCCTGATCCCCACCGAGGAGGCGCAGATCCTCGACGAGGCCTGGGTCCTGGCCACCCGGGTCCGCAACGCCGTGATGCTGGTCCGCGGCCGCGCGGGCGACACCTTCCCCTCGGAGGCCCGCGAACTGGCCGCGGTCGGCCGCTACCTCGGCTACGCGGAGGGCACGGTCGGCGACATGCTGGAGGACTACCGGCGCATCACCCGACGGGCGCGGGGCGTGGTGGACGAGCTGTTCTACGCGGGCTGA
- a CDS encoding PIG-L family deacetylase encodes MHDPERPGEEPSARRNDGPGGGPADGLGAGTPGGPAGGSSGAPAGDPSGVPAGPGVRTRGTRAEARTRRARAVAGRRPGRPGRRGRAGRAGKALVAGAVAAVVAAAVGGTLLWGNGALDALTHPGAADRKAAGSTSGDADPAALTGAGRVLQVLAHPDDDLYFMNPDLRYSIAAGHPVTSVYLTSGEADGINARAAEVAVTPPDKAAYAEARQNGIRSAYAQMATGDKDSPWKRTVTETAGGGHAEIDVLTAKPQVNLVWLQMREAGNVWAPRPDSLHGLWDGTVPRLESMLASGSPVKQPFTYTKDQVVRTLVDVLKRYEPTTVRSQDPTPGRYPDGGRHYTDHQDHFYGARFVQVALGAYAKEVKDRPHFSVQNYLGYFNGWLPNALAPDEAKAKLDILDTYAWTDRQNHCGSAAGCGDLKVADRPTGNHWSSTINYARGTATSWLAADKEHGLWAFRVLDGQLALWHRTGLLGAWSGPRLLPEPDGTVMDQGITTVTLADGRIAAFGTRTSFGARPADYRREVVYAVQRAPGSEEFGEWAVLGTPETSDDNWTSDISAPAVALDGSGQLAVYVRDGAYTLRGRVQSPTGAWGPWNRYGGSDLHGSPVAATDATGRRVVLAATTKTVLGWAQPKAGAPLGPATATGLPAPALPITAQSREDGVRLWFRKPDSGGIGTALFTGAGGLRMTGLTDLGGRSGFGAVTASGRLLAGRAAGGRLGSDIGPGRPWERTPLMFVGAPSSTLNGKSTVNLAVMGLDGRLYVTSAADDPNAHLAPWQPVGPPNGAP; translated from the coding sequence ATGCACGACCCCGAACGTCCTGGCGAGGAACCTTCCGCGCGGCGGAACGACGGCCCCGGCGGCGGCCCCGCCGACGGCCTCGGCGCCGGCACCCCGGGCGGCCCTGCCGGAGGCTCGTCCGGAGCCCCCGCCGGAGACCCGTCCGGAGTCCCCGCCGGCCCGGGTGTCCGTACTCGGGGTACCCGCGCCGAGGCCCGTACCCGCCGGGCCCGCGCGGTCGCCGGCAGGCGGCCCGGGCGGCCCGGGCGGCGCGGGCGGGCCGGCAGGGCCGGCAAGGCCCTCGTGGCCGGTGCGGTGGCCGCCGTCGTCGCCGCCGCCGTCGGGGGGACGCTGCTCTGGGGGAACGGGGCCCTCGACGCCCTCACCCACCCCGGCGCCGCCGACCGCAAGGCGGCGGGCTCCACCTCCGGGGACGCCGACCCGGCGGCCCTCACGGGCGCCGGCCGGGTGCTGCAGGTGCTGGCGCACCCCGACGACGACCTCTACTTCATGAACCCGGACCTGCGCTATTCCATAGCGGCGGGCCATCCCGTCACCTCGGTCTACCTCACCTCCGGCGAGGCCGACGGGATCAACGCGCGCGCGGCCGAGGTGGCCGTCACCCCGCCCGACAAGGCCGCCTACGCCGAGGCCCGCCAGAACGGCATCCGCTCCGCCTACGCGCAGATGGCCACCGGCGACAAGGACAGCCCCTGGAAGCGCACCGTCACGGAGACCGCGGGCGGCGGCCACGCCGAGATCGACGTCCTCACGGCGAAGCCGCAGGTCAATCTGGTCTGGCTGCAGATGCGCGAGGCCGGCAACGTCTGGGCGCCCCGGCCCGACAGCCTGCACGGCCTCTGGGACGGCACGGTCCCCCGGCTGGAGTCGATGCTCGCCTCCGGAAGCCCGGTCAAGCAGCCGTTCACGTACACGAAGGACCAGGTCGTACGGACCCTCGTCGACGTCCTGAAGCGGTACGAGCCCACCACCGTCCGCTCCCAGGACCCGACGCCCGGCCGCTACCCCGACGGCGGCAGGCACTACACGGACCATCAGGACCATTTCTACGGGGCCCGCTTCGTCCAGGTCGCGCTCGGCGCCTACGCGAAGGAGGTCAAGGACCGTCCGCACTTCTCCGTGCAGAACTACCTCGGCTACTTCAACGGCTGGCTCCCCAACGCCCTCGCCCCGGACGAGGCCAAGGCCAAACTGGACATCCTGGACACGTACGCCTGGACCGACCGGCAGAACCACTGCGGCAGCGCCGCCGGCTGCGGGGACCTGAAGGTCGCCGACCGCCCGACCGGCAACCACTGGAGCTCGACCATCAACTACGCCCGCGGCACCGCCACCTCCTGGCTGGCCGCCGACAAGGAGCACGGCCTGTGGGCGTTCAGGGTGCTCGACGGGCAGCTCGCCCTCTGGCACCGCACCGGCCTGCTCGGCGCCTGGAGCGGCCCCCGGCTGCTGCCCGAACCCGACGGCACCGTCATGGACCAGGGCATCACCACCGTGACGCTGGCCGACGGCAGGATCGCCGCCTTCGGCACCCGCACCTCCTTCGGCGCCCGGCCCGCCGACTACCGGCGCGAGGTCGTCTACGCCGTGCAGCGGGCGCCCGGCTCCGAGGAGTTCGGGGAGTGGGCGGTGCTCGGCACCCCGGAGACCTCCGACGACAACTGGACCTCCGACATCAGCGCGCCCGCGGTGGCCCTCGACGGCTCCGGGCAGCTCGCGGTCTACGTGCGCGACGGCGCGTACACGCTGCGCGGGCGGGTGCAGTCCCCGACCGGCGCCTGGGGGCCGTGGAACCGGTACGGCGGCTCCGACCTGCACGGCAGCCCGGTCGCCGCGACCGACGCCACCGGCCGGCGCGTGGTCCTCGCCGCGACCACCAAGACCGTGCTGGGCTGGGCCCAGCCGAAGGCCGGCGCCCCGCTCGGCCCCGCCACCGCGACCGGGCTGCCGGCGCCGGCGCTGCCCATCACGGCGCAGAGCCGGGAGGACGGCGTACGGCTGTGGTTCCGCAAGCCGGACTCGGGCGGGATCGGCACCGCCCTGTTCACCGGCGCCGGCGGGCTGCGGATGACCGGGCTCACCGACCTGGGCGGGCGGTCGGGCTTCGGCGCGGTGACGGCGAGCGGCCGCCTGCTGGCCGGGCGGGCCGCGGGCGGCCGGCTGGGCTCCGACATCGGCCCGGGCCGGCCCTGGGAGCGGACGCCACTGATGTTCGTCGGGGCGCCCTCCTCGACGCTCAACGGCAAGAGCACGGTGAACCTGGCGGTCATGGGGCTGGACGGGCGGCTGTACGTGACCTCGGCGGCGGACGACCCGAACGCGCACCTGGCCCCGTGGCAGCCGGTGGGACCGCCGAACGGCGCGCCCTGA
- a CDS encoding PIG-L family deacetylase produces the protein MPVSRRRFLLATVVPMLTIGVTGALAVASGQQTAAEAVPGTGSSTAAPVSATSGSIVQIVAHPDDDLFFMNPDISRSLLAGTPLTTLYLTSGEADGRNQANGGAAKDPAQPADRPHYAEARQNGIRAAYAQMATGDRTSPWRRTVVTTAGGGNAELDVLIAKPQINLVWLQMREARAPLADSPDSLRGLWNGRIPAITPQLTAGTPVKMPPAYTKDQVIAAISGFLERYKPTTIRMQDPSPGRYPGTGKLTDHQDHMYGARFAQAAAASYAARVPVGQRPRFTVQNYVGYHNGALPHSLDPQTVQAKLGFLKTYAWQDRQNYCGSPSGCGDRKVAGSPTGHNWAQSLRYARGDHSSWLVQGTTGRLYAFGVLDGQMAVWNRGAGTGAGAAWQGPVLLPGTGIDPGATTARLPDGRVAVFATRTSFGTRPQDYRREIVYAAQSTPGGPFGAWVALGTPEPQDDGGTSSISAPAVVAGPDGLLTVYVRDSKRTLRARAQEPSGAFGAWQQLGGADLQSDPVTATDSAGRRHLYAATTQSVLAWIQPAPGAPLAGPFPTGLPATTVPLTAAPEAAGVRLYFRRPDSGVVRTALVTAAAGAAKPTVSSVTEAGGRAGYGAVAVAGRLISGRADLGTVGTTGLGGPPAWTESRMLYAGAPAGIQEPGGPTTVAVLGLDAELHVTTPSSTPNRTTWHRAVPPA, from the coding sequence ATGCCTGTATCCCGTCGACGTTTCCTCCTCGCGACCGTGGTCCCGATGCTGACCATCGGGGTCACCGGCGCGCTCGCCGTCGCCTCCGGCCAGCAGACCGCGGCCGAGGCCGTCCCCGGAACCGGCTCCTCGACCGCCGCCCCCGTGAGCGCCACCAGCGGCTCGATCGTCCAGATCGTCGCCCACCCGGACGACGACCTGTTCTTCATGAACCCGGACATCAGCCGCTCCCTGCTGGCCGGTACCCCGCTGACCACCCTGTACCTCACCTCCGGCGAGGCCGACGGCCGCAACCAGGCCAACGGCGGCGCGGCCAAGGACCCGGCGCAGCCCGCCGACCGCCCCCACTACGCGGAAGCCCGGCAGAACGGCATACGCGCGGCCTACGCGCAGATGGCCACCGGCGACCGCACCAGCCCGTGGCGCCGTACGGTCGTCACCACCGCCGGCGGCGGCAACGCCGAGCTCGACGTCCTCATAGCGAAGCCGCAGATCAATCTGGTCTGGCTGCAGATGCGCGAGGCCCGCGCCCCGCTCGCCGACAGCCCGGACAGCCTGCGCGGCCTGTGGAACGGCCGGATACCGGCGATCACCCCGCAGCTCACCGCGGGCACTCCGGTCAAGATGCCGCCCGCGTACACCAAGGACCAGGTGATAGCGGCGATATCGGGGTTCCTCGAGCGGTACAAGCCGACGACGATACGGATGCAGGACCCGTCACCGGGCCGGTACCCCGGCACCGGCAAGCTCACCGACCATCAGGACCACATGTACGGGGCGCGGTTCGCGCAGGCCGCGGCCGCCTCGTACGCCGCGCGGGTCCCGGTCGGGCAGCGCCCCCGCTTCACCGTGCAGAACTACGTCGGCTACCACAACGGCGCCCTGCCGCACTCCCTGGACCCGCAGACGGTCCAGGCGAAGCTCGGCTTCCTGAAGACGTACGCGTGGCAGGACCGGCAGAACTACTGCGGCTCGCCCTCCGGCTGCGGCGACCGCAAGGTCGCGGGCAGTCCGACCGGCCACAACTGGGCCCAGTCGCTGCGGTACGCGCGCGGCGACCACTCCTCCTGGCTGGTGCAGGGCACGACCGGCCGGCTGTACGCCTTCGGCGTCCTCGACGGACAGATGGCCGTCTGGAACCGCGGGGCCGGCACCGGCGCCGGCGCCGCCTGGCAGGGCCCGGTGCTGCTGCCGGGCACCGGCATCGACCCGGGCGCGACCACCGCGCGGCTCCCCGACGGGCGCGTCGCCGTCTTCGCCACCCGGACCAGCTTCGGCACCCGGCCGCAGGACTACCGGCGCGAGATCGTCTACGCCGCCCAGTCCACGCCCGGCGGTCCGTTCGGGGCGTGGGTCGCGCTCGGCACCCCGGAGCCCCAGGACGACGGCGGCACCTCCTCGATCAGCGCGCCCGCGGTGGTCGCCGGCCCGGACGGGCTGCTGACGGTGTACGTCCGCGACTCCAAGCGCACCCTGCGCGCCCGCGCCCAGGAGCCCTCGGGCGCCTTCGGCGCCTGGCAGCAGCTGGGCGGCGCCGACCTCCAGTCCGACCCGGTGACCGCCACCGACTCCGCCGGGCGCCGCCACCTCTACGCCGCGACCACCCAGTCGGTGCTGGCCTGGATCCAGCCCGCCCCGGGCGCCCCGCTCGCCGGCCCCTTCCCGACCGGGCTCCCGGCCACCACCGTCCCCCTCACCGCCGCCCCGGAAGCGGCGGGCGTCCGCCTGTACTTCCGGCGCCCCGACTCGGGCGTCGTACGCACCGCCCTGGTCACGGCAGCGGCCGGCGCCGCGAAGCCCACCGTCTCCAGCGTCACGGAGGCCGGCGGCCGGGCGGGCTACGGCGCGGTGGCCGTGGCGGGCCGCCTCATATCGGGCCGGGCCGACCTGGGCACCGTGGGCACGACGGGCCTCGGCGGCCCGCCGGCGTGGACGGAGTCCCGGATGCTCTACGCGGGCGCCCCGGCGGGCATCCAGGAACCGGGCGGCCCGACGACCGTCGCGGTCCTCGGCCTGGACGCCGAACTCCACGTCACCACCCCCTCCTCCACCCCGAACCGCACCACCTGGCACCGCGCGGTACCGCCCGCGTAA
- a CDS encoding DUF2752 domain-containing protein, with the protein MSHTSLLRRPAAAPLASLAVLGAGAAYLWGTDPHRPGQWLPRCPFNWLTGLDCPACGGTRMAYDILHGDFVAAFHDNAALLLLGLPLALFLYGRWVTEGLRGRKYHPVIGIPGRAVIVGVALTWTIVRNAVM; encoded by the coding sequence ATGTCACACACGTCGCTGCTCCGTCGCCCGGCGGCGGCCCCGCTGGCTTCGCTCGCGGTGCTGGGCGCGGGAGCCGCGTACCTCTGGGGCACCGATCCGCACCGGCCCGGCCAGTGGCTCCCCCGCTGCCCCTTCAACTGGCTGACGGGCCTGGACTGCCCGGCCTGCGGCGGCACGCGGATGGCTTACGACATCCTGCACGGCGACTTCGTCGCGGCCTTCCACGACAACGCGGCGCTGTTGCTGCTGGGGCTGCCGCTGGCCCTCTTCCTCTACGGCCGCTGGGTCACCGAAGGCCTGCGCGGGCGGAAGTACCACCCGGTGATCGGGATCCCGGGGCGGGCTGTCATCGTGGGGGTCGCCCTGACCTGGACGATTGTTCGAAATGCGGTCATGTGA
- a CDS encoding TM2 domain-containing protein, with amino-acid sequence MSQNIAPNGQQYSDKSKVTAGLLQIFLGGFGIGRFYTGHTGMAIAQLLTCGGLGFWALIDGILFFVKNDRTDSQGRVLRG; translated from the coding sequence ATGTCCCAGAACATCGCCCCGAACGGTCAGCAGTACTCCGACAAGTCCAAGGTGACGGCCGGTCTGCTGCAGATCTTCCTCGGCGGCTTCGGCATCGGCCGCTTCTACACCGGCCACACCGGCATGGCCATCGCCCAGCTGCTCACCTGCGGCGGCCTCGGCTTCTGGGCCCTGATCGACGGCATCCTGTTCTTCGTGAAGAACGACCGCACCGACAGCCAGGGCCGCGTGCTGCGCGGCTGA
- the glnA gene encoding type I glutamate--ammonia ligase, which yields MDKQQEFVLRTLEERDIRFVRLWFTDVLGFLKSVAVAPAELEQAFDEGIGFDGSAIEGFARVYESDMIAKPDPSTFQILPWRAEAPGTARMFCDILMPDGSPSYADPRYVLKRILNKTSDLGFTFYTHPEIEFFLLKDKPLDGTRPTPADNSGYFDHTPQNVGMDFRRQAITMLESMGISVEFSHHEGAPGQQEIDLRYADALSTADNIMTFRLVMKQVALEQGVQATFMPKPFSEYPGSGMHTHLSLFEGDRNAFYESGAEYQLSKVGRSFIAGLLKHAAETAAVTNQWVNSYKRIWGGSSRTAGSGGEAPSYICWGHNNRSALIRVPMYKPGKTGSSRVEVRSIDSGANPYLTYAVLLAAGLKGIEEGYELPAGADDDVWALSDAERRAMGIEPLPQNLGEAIALMEKSELVAETLGEHVFDFFLRNKKQEWEEYRSEVTAFELRKMMPVL from the coding sequence ATGGACAAGCAGCAGGAATTCGTCCTCCGGACGCTCGAGGAGCGCGACATCCGCTTCGTGCGCCTGTGGTTCACCGACGTACTGGGCTTCCTGAAGTCCGTAGCGGTCGCGCCGGCGGAGCTGGAGCAGGCCTTTGACGAGGGCATCGGGTTCGACGGCTCGGCGATCGAGGGGTTCGCGCGGGTCTACGAGTCCGACATGATCGCCAAGCCGGACCCGAGCACCTTCCAGATACTGCCGTGGCGCGCGGAGGCCCCCGGAACGGCGCGGATGTTCTGCGACATCCTGATGCCGGACGGCTCGCCCTCCTACGCGGACCCGCGGTACGTCCTCAAGCGCATCCTGAACAAGACCTCCGACCTGGGCTTCACCTTCTACACCCACCCGGAGATCGAGTTCTTCCTGCTGAAGGACAAGCCGCTGGACGGCACCCGGCCCACCCCGGCCGACAACTCGGGCTACTTCGACCACACCCCGCAGAACGTCGGCATGGACTTCCGCCGCCAGGCGATCACGATGCTCGAATCCATGGGCATCTCGGTCGAGTTCAGCCACCACGAGGGCGCCCCCGGCCAGCAGGAGATCGACCTGCGCTACGCCGACGCCCTCTCGACGGCCGACAACATCATGACCTTCCGCCTGGTCATGAAGCAGGTCGCCCTGGAGCAGGGCGTCCAGGCCACCTTCATGCCGAAGCCCTTCTCGGAGTACCCCGGTTCGGGCATGCACACCCACCTGTCCCTCTTCGAGGGCGACCGCAACGCCTTCTACGAGTCGGGCGCCGAGTACCAGCTCTCCAAGGTCGGCCGCTCCTTCATCGCGGGCCTGCTCAAGCACGCCGCCGAAACGGCGGCCGTGACCAACCAGTGGGTGAACTCCTACAAGCGCATCTGGGGCGGCTCCTCGCGCACCGCCGGCTCCGGCGGCGAGGCCCCCTCGTACATCTGCTGGGGCCACAACAACCGTTCGGCCCTGATCCGCGTCCCGATGTACAAGCCGGGCAAGACGGGCTCCTCCCGCGTGGAGGTCCGCTCGATCGACTCGGGCGCCAACCCGTACCTGACGTACGCCGTCCTCCTGGCCGCGGGCCTCAAGGGCATCGAGGAGGGCTACGAGCTCCCGGCCGGCGCCGACGACGACGTCTGGGCCCTGTCCGACGCGGAACGCCGCGCGATGGGCATCGAGCCCCTCCCGCAGAACCTCGGCGAGGCCATCGCCCTGATGGAGAAGAGCGAACTGGTCGCCGAAACCCTCGGCGAGCACGTCTTCGACTTCTTCCTCCGCAACAAGAAGCAGGAGTGGGAGGAGTACCGGAGCGAGGTCACGGCCTTCGAGCTACGCAAGATGATGCCGGTGCTGTAA
- a CDS encoding DUF3105 domain-containing protein, whose protein sequence is MASRKSETNNSRQARIAEMRRADQSRDRRNKAIAITTSAAIVTGLIGFGAWVMINQQNEEDAKKALAKAPVAGEQTWDAKKLGRNHVETPVKYEMTPPVGGDHNPRWMNCNGDVYKNPIPEINAVHSLEHGAVWVTYNEKAAPADVEKLAGTVSKRPYTLMSPVKEQSGTIMLSAWGKQLTVDKADDARVAAFLTKYVQGAQTPEPGAACTNGLADK, encoded by the coding sequence ATGGCCAGCAGGAAGTCCGAAACCAACAACTCCCGCCAGGCGCGGATAGCCGAGATGCGCCGCGCCGACCAGTCGCGCGACCGGCGCAACAAGGCCATCGCGATCACCACCTCGGCCGCCATCGTCACCGGGCTCATCGGCTTCGGCGCGTGGGTGATGATCAACCAGCAGAACGAGGAAGACGCCAAGAAGGCCCTCGCCAAGGCGCCGGTCGCGGGCGAGCAGACCTGGGACGCCAAGAAGCTCGGCCGCAATCACGTCGAGACCCCGGTGAAGTACGAGATGACCCCGCCGGTCGGCGGGGACCACAACCCCCGCTGGATGAACTGCAACGGCGATGTCTACAAGAACCCGATCCCCGAGATCAACGCCGTGCACTCGCTGGAGCACGGCGCCGTGTGGGTGACGTACAACGAGAAGGCCGCCCCGGCCGACGTGGAGAAGCTCGCGGGCACGGTGTCCAAGCGCCCGTACACGCTGATGAGCCCCGTCAAGGAGCAGTCCGGCACGATCATGCTCAGCGCGTGGGGCAAGCAGCTGACCGTGGACAAGGCCGACGACGCCCGCGTGGCGGCGTTCCTCACCAAGTACGTGCAGGGCGCGCAGACCCCCGAGCCGGGCGCGGCCTGCACGAACGGGCTGGCCGACAAGTGA
- a CDS encoding DUF305 domain-containing protein, whose protein sequence is MTRTAGKGSVARTYWAAGSAVGLALLFAVGATVATAGGADSAPEASRTPGLYSADAGFARDMAVHHQQAVEMSFIVRDRTKDEPVRTLAYDIANTQANQRGMLLGWLDMWGLPKVVADEPPMSWMGTDGAEHGMAGHDMAGAVTKPGALMPGMATKEDLAQLGSAEGRDAEVLYLRLMTDHHKGGVVMAQGCATQCENPAERALAQGMVEAQQSELQLMADMLKQRGAEPPATG, encoded by the coding sequence GTGACCCGTACGGCCGGCAAGGGCTCCGTGGCCCGTACGTACTGGGCCGCGGGCTCGGCCGTCGGCCTGGCGCTGCTCTTCGCGGTGGGGGCCACGGTCGCCACCGCGGGGGGAGCCGATTCCGCTCCCGAGGCCTCCCGTACGCCGGGGCTCTACTCCGCCGACGCGGGCTTCGCCCGGGACATGGCGGTCCACCACCAGCAGGCGGTGGAGATGTCCTTCATCGTGCGCGACCGTACGAAGGACGAGCCGGTGCGCACCCTCGCCTACGACATCGCCAACACCCAGGCCAACCAGCGCGGCATGCTGCTGGGCTGGCTGGACATGTGGGGCCTGCCGAAGGTCGTGGCCGACGAGCCGCCGATGTCCTGGATGGGCACCGACGGCGCGGAGCACGGCATGGCCGGCCACGATATGGCCGGGGCCGTCACCAAGCCCGGCGCGCTGATGCCCGGCATGGCCACCAAGGAGGACCTCGCGCAGCTCGGCTCCGCCGAGGGCCGGGACGCCGAGGTGCTCTACCTGCGCCTGATGACCGACCATCACAAGGGCGGCGTCGTGATGGCCCAGGGGTGTGCCACCCAGTGCGAGAACCCGGCCGAGCGGGCACTGGCCCAGGGCATGGTCGAGGCCCAGCAGTCGGAGCTCCAGCTGATGGCCGACATGCTGAAACAGCGCGGAGCGGAGCCCCCGGCGACAGGGTGA